In Oncorhynchus keta strain PuntledgeMale-10-30-2019 chromosome 19, Oket_V2, whole genome shotgun sequence, a single genomic region encodes these proteins:
- the psmc6 gene encoding 26S proteasome regulatory subunit 10B: protein MADTREKGLQDYRKRLLEHKEIDGRLKELREQLKEQTKQYEKSENDLKALQSVGQIVGEVLKQLTEEKFIVKATNGPRYVVGCRRQLDKSQLKPGTRVALDMTTLTIMRYLPREVDPLVYNMSHEDPGSISYSEIGGLAEQIRELREVIELPLTNPELFLRVGIIPPKGCLLYGPPGTGKTLLARAVASQMDCNFLKVVSSSIVDKYIGESARLIREMFNYARDHQPCIIFMDEIDAIGGRRFSEGTSADREIQRTLMELLNQMDGFDTLHRVKMIMATNRPDTLDPALLRPGRLDRKIHIELPNEQARLDILKIHSGPITKHGEIDYEAIVKLSDGFNGADLRNVCTEAGMFAIRTDHEYVTQEDFMKAVRKVADSKKLESKLDYKPI from the exons ATGGCTGATACCAGAGAAAAGGGACTTCAAGATTACAGGAAAAGATTACTTGAACATAAAGAGATTGACGGACGTTTAAAAGAGT TGAGGGAACAGCTCAAGGAACAGACAAAACAATATGAAAAATCTGAAAATGACCTGAAAGCCTTACAAAGTGTTGGTCAG ATTGTGGGTGAAGTGCTCAAACAGCTGACGGAGGAGAAAT TCATTGTCAAGGCAACCAATGGACCCCGCTATGTTGTTGGCTGCCGCAGACAA CTGGATAAATCACAGCTCAAACCAGGCACTAGAGTGGCCCTGGACATGACCACCCTCACCATTATGAG GTATCTGCCCAGAGAAGTCGACCCCCTGGTGTACAACATGTCCCATGAAGACCCTGGCAGTATCTCCTACTCAGAGATCGGTGGCTTGGCCGAGCAGATCCGTGAACTGAGAGAG GTGATTGAGCTGCCCCTGACCAACCCTGAGCTTTTCCTGAGGGTGGGGATTATCCCTCCAAAGGGCTGCCTGCTCTACGGACCTCCAG GCACGGGAAAGACCCTTCTGGCAAGAGCTGTAGCCAGTCAGATGGACTGTAACTTCCTCAAG GTTGTGTCCAGCTCCATTGTGGATAAGTACATTGGAGAGAGCGCCAGGCTCATCAGGGAGATGTTCAACTATGCCAGGGACCACCAGCCCTGCATCATCTTCATGGACGAGATCGACGCCATCG GTGGCCGAAGGTTCTCAGAGGGCACGTCAGCTGACAGAGAGATCCAGAGGACCCTGATGGAG CTGCTGAACCAAATGGACGGCTTTGACACCCTGCACAGAGTCAAGATGATCATGGCCACCAACCGGCCTGACACTCTGGACCCTGCACTGCTGCGTCCTGGCAGACTGGACCGCAAGATCC ACATTGAGCTGCCCAATGAACAGGCCCGCTTGGACATCCTGAAGATCCACTCTGGCCCCATCACCAAACATGGAgaaatag ATTACGAAGCGATCGTGAAGCTTTCAGATGGCTTCAACGGAGCCGATTTGAGAAACGTGTGCACTGAAGCAG